DNA from Mucilaginibacter mallensis:
CGCTTTACCATTAATAGTAAAATTTACCGGCGGACTATTTACAAAACCCAGGAACTGTTTAACTCCCCGCGTTTTGGCGGCTTTTAAAAACCATACCTGCCCGGCCTGGTTTCCCCAGTTATAAGTTCCATCAGCATTTAAAAATGATGCAGATCTGCGCCATTCGTTTTTAATACCGCTATTATCTGCCTGTTGCGTGCTGCCTGCGCCTATATTAAACCGCCATAAGGATAAGGCAATACCTTTAGGTGAACCATCAGCGAGTGTATCCTTACTAAAAAGCAGGTCGGCTATTTTATTCATTTTTTCTTTTGGCCAATTGCCAATAAACTGGCACGACCATGCATCCGATGCGCCAAAATTATCCATATGCTGATAAGTTTTGTTCAGATCGACATTTACAGTAACTACACTATCCTGGCCTTTTGCAAAACTGCAGCACAGCATTAACGGTGCAATTACCGGTATAAGTTTTTTTATAAAATTAGTTATCATCATGTGTAAAAAGCGTGGTATCACAGCATAAAACTGTGATACCCGCCTGTTTTATTTTATTGTTGTACAATTTGCCATTGCTGGTTTGTGCCACTATTCGATGGCCATTGAATAATGCCTGCACCGTTTACGGTTGATGCGCCATTTACATCCAGCACATCGCCGCTGTTGCGGTTTGTAACTTTATATATGTCGGTTGACACAGCCGTAAGCTGCCATTGCTGGTTATTTGCTCCCGACCATGGATATTGAATAACGTTTGCACCGCTGGCTGTTGAAGCACCACTAACATCAAGTGCATATCCACTGTTTCTGTTAGTGATCTCATAATAACTGCCATCGGTTGTAATTACCCATTGCTGGTTGTTTCCGCCATTTTGCGGCCATTGAATAATGGCTGCGCCACTGGCTGTAGAAGCACCGTTCACATCGAGTGCCTGGCCACTGTTAATATTCAGAAAACGGTAGTAAGCGCCGGTATAAAACACATCGGTGCCACCTGTACCCACACCCCAGGCATATTTTAACCTGCTTAAGCCCGATGCATTGGTATTAGAAAGCGTTGTGCCACTCAATGATTGCATGGCATAGCTATCACCATTACGAATGCCCGGCCAGTATACAGCACCCATACCCAACGTGCGCACTTCATTAGTCATACCTTGTATGTAAGCGTTATCCTGGCTACCGCCGATAGCACCAGTATAATTTATGCCACTGTTCATGGTATCGCCAAACTCCGTCAACACTGCACGGTTACCATAACTGCCTACATTACCTTTAAGCCTGCTTTCCCATTGAGCTGCTGTAGTAAGGCCGCCACTGCTAAAAAAGGTATAATCATGTATAGATAGCAGGCAATTAGTAAAGCGGCTATCTGCTCCTACGCCTGTAATATCCTGTGCATATGATGTACCATCAATAAGTATATGGCCTTGCGGTACGGTTGGATAATTGCTTAGCCATTGCGCGCAAATGGTAGTCCATGCTGATAAGGTATAGCCATGTGGCTCGTTAAATATCTCAAAGTACACATGTGAGTTGGTGCCGTATTTATTTACTACGGTTTGCCACATCGACCAGAATTGGGTGGTGTTATCAATCAGCCCGTCTTCTGATGACGATCCCTCCCAATAACCTACTATAACATTCATTCCTTTGCTCACTGCTTCGTCAATAACACCGGTATAGGAATTCCACCAGGCTGTTGATACAGTGGAATAATTAAGCGGAATACGGATAGTATTAGCCCCCGTATTGGTTTGCAGGCTTGTAAGTATAGTAGAAGCTTTAGAGGTTACTGTAGCATAACTATCAGCTGATGTTAAACCACTTAACACTAATATAGTGTCGCTAAAGTTATCACCATCACAAGCCCAGTTAACTCCTTGCAACGCCTGGCCCGCGGTTAAGCTTAGCGTTTTTCCCACTTTTGCCGACTGGCCTGTACTGGCAACAGGAGCAACTTTGGCAACTTCGTCCTTTTTACAACCGGCCAATAATAGCCCGGCGCATACAATCAAATAAATAACTCTTCTCATAATATCAAGTTTTAGGTTTTAAAATTTGTTTTAGACATGAGTATAGAAGGGAAGCCCGATGATGGGCTTCCTTTATTTGTACAAGATTTGTGAATGGCTTAATAGCCTGGGTTTTGTTGCAATTGACCACCGGATGCCTGTATTTCAGTTAATGGTATAGGCAGCCAATAATGTTGCGGCAGGAAAGAACGGTTAGCAAGCGATATTTTCCGTGCATAGGTATAACCTGATGGGTTTGCAGCGTTAA
Protein-coding regions in this window:
- a CDS encoding RICIN domain-containing protein is translated as MRRVIYLIVCAGLLLAGCKKDEVAKVAPVASTGQSAKVGKTLSLTAGQALQGVNWACDGDNFSDTILVLSGLTSADSYATVTSKASTILTSLQTNTGANTIRIPLNYSTVSTAWWNSYTGVIDEAVSKGMNVIVGYWEGSSSEDGLIDNTTQFWSMWQTVVNKYGTNSHVYFEIFNEPHGYTLSAWTTICAQWLSNYPTVPQGHILIDGTSYAQDITGVGADSRFTNCLLSIHDYTFFSSGGLTTAAQWESRLKGNVGSYGNRAVLTEFGDTMNSGINYTGAIGGSQDNAYIQGMTNEVRTLGMGAVYWPGIRNGDSYAMQSLSGTTLSNTNASGLSRLKYAWGVGTGGTDVFYTGAYYRFLNINSGQALDVNGASTASGAAIIQWPQNGGNNQQWVITTDGSYYEITNRNSGYALDVSGASTASGANVIQYPWSGANNQQWQLTAVSTDIYKVTNRNSGDVLDVNGASTVNGAGIIQWPSNSGTNQQWQIVQQ